The following proteins come from a genomic window of Brevibacillus antibioticus:
- a CDS encoding tetratricopeptide repeat protein, giving the protein MKHNKSILKKTTVVDFKQDAAFFVDRGMRCLNRYDYDKALRSFRRAVEMEPKNAECHCHLASALAETGQFEASNEVLYEVIEKWDPSMTEVYFYMANNYANLEDYPMAEEMAVRYLQEDSTGPYREDAEELLDYIYFELDMPPRHFLPSEKEDVYSKHERARRSLEEGRFLEALDTLKEIVEADPDFLPAWNNLSLAYYYAGEFQKAMETIEQTLDKEEGNLHALCNLAVLLSHHNQTVELLSLIDMLKKVVPFHPENTYKLATTMGVLGQHDEAYFHYQRMLRNGRPHEACTYHYAAISAYLSGKKDQALRWWQKAKQLDPEAGIADQYIQMVKNEQEGETIKPIPYQYNTTQRDVSWEKPSFTGVEDFKTDPMIRASLLWALQHGRDEVKFAVLQTLSLIGDDEAENAVRQFYYQTDNQQLQKLALLALADMGADMPEGTPNESNDSPTTEEPQSGIEEGIRRYLLSQGKQEAGEWCLDVWSKHREYAQSQVQVRKEVAWVAALEYVYGTITNEKQSQALLAQKYGISAATLAKCVKVLSTLDFK; this is encoded by the coding sequence ATGAAACATAACAAAAGTATTTTGAAGAAAACGACCGTTGTTGACTTTAAGCAAGATGCTGCTTTTTTTGTTGACCGGGGAATGCGTTGTTTGAATCGGTACGACTATGATAAAGCATTGCGTTCATTTCGCCGAGCAGTTGAAATGGAGCCGAAGAATGCAGAATGCCACTGCCATTTGGCTAGTGCCTTAGCTGAAACCGGACAGTTTGAAGCATCAAATGAAGTCCTCTATGAAGTGATAGAAAAATGGGACCCATCCATGACAGAAGTGTATTTCTACATGGCGAACAACTATGCCAACTTAGAAGATTACCCTATGGCAGAAGAAATGGCTGTTCGTTATTTACAGGAGGATAGCACCGGACCGTATCGGGAAGATGCCGAAGAGCTCCTCGACTATATTTACTTTGAGCTGGACATGCCACCGCGACACTTCCTCCCAAGTGAAAAAGAGGACGTATACAGCAAGCATGAACGAGCTCGTCGCAGTCTGGAAGAGGGACGTTTCCTTGAGGCACTGGATACCTTAAAAGAAATCGTCGAGGCCGATCCTGACTTTTTACCGGCGTGGAACAATTTATCTCTCGCCTACTATTATGCTGGAGAATTCCAGAAGGCGATGGAGACAATCGAACAGACGCTGGATAAGGAAGAAGGAAACCTGCATGCACTGTGCAATTTGGCGGTTTTGCTCTCCCATCACAATCAAACGGTAGAGCTGTTGAGCTTGATTGATATGCTGAAAAAGGTCGTTCCGTTCCATCCGGAAAATACCTATAAGCTCGCAACAACAATGGGAGTGCTCGGCCAGCATGATGAAGCGTATTTCCATTACCAACGCATGCTGCGAAATGGACGGCCGCATGAAGCGTGCACGTACCACTATGCTGCGATCTCAGCTTATTTGAGCGGGAAAAAGGATCAGGCACTGCGCTGGTGGCAAAAAGCCAAGCAATTAGATCCAGAAGCAGGAATCGCAGATCAATACATTCAAATGGTAAAAAACGAACAAGAAGGGGAGACTATAAAACCGATCCCCTACCAATACAATACGACCCAACGTGATGTTTCTTGGGAAAAGCCTTCGTTCACGGGAGTAGAAGATTTTAAAACAGACCCGATGATCCGAGCTTCCCTTCTCTGGGCATTGCAGCATGGACGCGATGAAGTGAAATTCGCGGTGCTGCAAACATTGTCTCTGATCGGGGACGATGAAGCTGAAAACGCGGTCCGTCAATTTTATTATCAGACGGATAACCAACAGCTGCAAAAGTTGGCTTTGCTGGCTTTGGCTGATATGGGTGCAGACATGCCAGAAGGAACTCCTAATGAATCGAATGATTCACCGACGACGGAAGAGCCACAGAGTGGTATAGAAGAAGGCATAAGGCGTTATTTGCTCTCGCAGGGCAAGCAAGAGGCTGGAGAATGGTGCCTCGATGTATGGAGCAAGCATCGTGAATATGCCCAAAGTCAGGTACAAGTGCGAAAAGAAGTAGCGTGGGTCGCAGCATTAGAATATGTATACGGAACAATAACGAACGAAAAACAGTCACAAGCCCTTCTAGCTCAAAAATATGGCATTTCTGCCGCAACCTTGGCAAAGTGCGTCAAAGTTTTGTCGACACTTGATTTTAAATAG
- the trxB gene encoding thioredoxin-disulfide reductase, whose translation MSEQKVYDVIIAGAGPAGMTAAVYTSRANMSTLMLERGIPGGQMANTEDIENYPGFTSILGPDLSTKMFEHAQQFGAEYAYGEIKEIRDEEPYKRVITGDKEYLTKSVIVATGAEHRLLGVQGEKELSGRGVSYCAVCDGAFFRNKELVVVGGGDSAVEEAVFLTRFASKVTIVHRRDQFRAQKILQKRAFDNEKIEVIWDTELKEIRGEGKVQAVLLNNTKTGEQKEYPADGVFIYVGMDPLTASVRPLGITNDAGYVLTDEKMNTKVKGVFAAGDVREKMLRQVVTATGDGSIAAQSAQHYVEELNEKLKEQNVTIS comes from the coding sequence ATGAGCGAACAAAAAGTTTATGACGTGATTATCGCCGGAGCTGGCCCTGCTGGAATGACGGCTGCTGTATATACATCCCGTGCGAACATGAGCACATTGATGCTGGAGAGAGGAATCCCAGGCGGTCAAATGGCGAACACGGAAGATATCGAGAACTACCCAGGCTTCACTTCCATTCTAGGCCCTGATCTCTCTACAAAAATGTTTGAGCATGCGCAGCAATTCGGTGCGGAGTATGCATATGGTGAAATCAAGGAAATCCGCGATGAAGAGCCGTACAAACGCGTTATCACGGGTGACAAGGAATACTTGACCAAATCGGTTATTGTGGCAACTGGTGCAGAGCATCGTTTACTCGGTGTACAAGGCGAAAAAGAATTGTCCGGCCGTGGTGTTTCTTATTGCGCGGTATGCGACGGTGCATTTTTCCGTAATAAAGAGCTGGTTGTTGTTGGTGGGGGAGACTCCGCGGTAGAAGAGGCTGTGTTCCTTACTCGCTTCGCTTCCAAAGTGACAATCGTACACCGTCGTGATCAGTTCCGTGCACAGAAAATCCTGCAAAAACGCGCTTTCGATAACGAAAAAATCGAAGTGATCTGGGATACAGAACTAAAAGAGATCCGTGGTGAAGGCAAAGTACAAGCGGTTCTCTTGAATAACACCAAAACAGGTGAACAAAAAGAATACCCAGCAGATGGGGTGTTCATCTACGTAGGTATGGACCCATTGACTGCAAGCGTACGTCCACTGGGCATTACCAACGACGCTGGTTATGTACTGACAGACGAAAAAATGAACACCAAAGTAAAAGGTGTTTTTGCAGCAGGAGATGTACGCGAAAAAATGCTGCGTCAAGTCGTGACAGCAACTGGAGACGGTTCTATCGCTGCTCAATCTGCTCAGCACTATGTAGAAGAGCTGAATGAAAAGCTAAAGGAACAAAATGTCACAATCTCTTAA